The Apium graveolens cultivar Ventura chromosome 11, ASM990537v1, whole genome shotgun sequence genome has a window encoding:
- the LOC141698060 gene encoding zinc finger protein CONSTANS-LIKE 10-like gives MGYLCDYCGEQRSMVYCQSDAACLCLSCDRNVHSANALSRRHSRTLLCERCNLQPAFVRCLEESLSLCQNCEWMAHAGSNSGSVHKTQPVNCYSGCPSAVELSNIWSFLLDLPSVVDTTCEQGIGSMSIDDKSQANFGAPTKNCQDLCIDASGSKDVNKSNLWKGSTTAAIEDKKPNGNLQTESAKLTPTMVGGAKEINLHEDDDYYEDFNMDELELNIEKYEELFGVGHNDPQHLFNDDGIDSLFEKKRTGGDSNCQDAYLAEGSLIGLENILQPTVSNAESADSVMSCKTEPNACFARQTSNLSFSGLTGDNSTGEYQDCGASPKLVMGEPPPWCTPESSLASNSRSSAVQRYKDKKKTRKFEKRVRYATRKARADIRKRVKGRFVKAGDAFDYDPLSQTRSF, from the exons ATGGGCTATCTGTGTGATTATTGTGGGGAACAAAGATCGATGGTGTACTGTCAGTCTGATGCAGCCTGTTTATGCTTGTCCTGTGATCGCAATGTGCATTCTGCGAATGCACTTTCACGGCGCCATTCCAGGACACTTCTGTGTGAAAGGTGCAACTTACAGCCTGCGTTTGTTAGATGTCTCGAGGAAAGCTTATCTCTTTGTCAGAATTGTGAATGGATGGCGCATGCTGGCTCTAATTCTGGCTCTGTACATAAGACACAACCAGTCAACTGCTACTCAGGCTGCCCATCTGCTGTTGAGCTTTCCAATATCTGGTCTTTTCTCTTGGATCTTCCTTCCGTTGTTGATACTACTTGTGAGCAGGGTATAGGTTCAATGAGCATTGATGATAAAAGTCAAGCAAACTTTGGAGCCCCTACCAAGAATTGCCAAGATCTATGTATTGATGCAAGTGGCTCAAAAGATGTAAACAAGTCAAACTTATGGAAAGGTTCTACAACTGCTGCAATTGAAGACAAGAAACCTAATGGAAACCTGCAAACTGAGTCTGCAAAACTTACACCAACAATG GTTGGGGGAGCAAAGGAGATTAATCTACATGAAGATGATGACTATTATGAGGACTTCAATATGGACGAGCTTGAATTGAACATTGAGAAATATGAAGAACTGTTTGGTGTTGGCCATAACGATCCCCAACATCTTTTCAACGATGATGGGATTGATAGTTTGTTTGAAAAGAAGAGAACTGGTGGTGATTCCAACTGCCAGGATGCATATTTAGCCGAG GGGTCATTGATTGGACTGGAAAATATACTGCAGCCTACAGTCAGCAATGCTGAGTCTGCTGATTCCGTGATGAGCTGTAAGACAGAACCAAATGCTTGCTTTGCAAGGCAAACCTCGAATCTCTCATTTTCAGGTCTCACAGGAGACAACAGCACTGGTGAATATCAAGATTGTGGAGCCTCTCCAAAGCTCGTTATGGGAGAGCCACCACCTTGGTGTACTCCTGAAAGTTCCTTGGCTTCAAATAGCAGGAGCAGTGCTGTCCAGCGTTACAAGGATAAAAAGAAGACGCGCAA ATTTGAAAAGAGAGTAAGATATGCAACACGAAAGGCAAGAGCTGATATAAGAAAGCGTGTGAAAGGACGTTTTGTGAAGGCTGGTGATGCTTTCGATTATGATCCTTTGAGCCAAACTAGAAGCTTTTGA